From Mycolicibacterium cosmeticum, a single genomic window includes:
- the menD gene encoding 2-succinyl-5-enolpyruvyl-6-hydroxy-3-cyclohexene-1-carboxylic-acid synthase — MNPSTTQARVVVDELIRGGVRDVVLCPGSRNAPLAFALHDADRAGRIRLHVRIDERTAGYLAIGLAVGGGMAPVCIAMTSGTAVANLGPAVVEANYARVPLIVLSANRPYELLGTGANQTMEQLGYFGSQVRANISLGLAEHRSETDLAALNAQWRSATCRVLVAATGARTANAGPVQFDIPLREPLVPDADDHHDQTPAGRPDGKPWTYTPPVSFDQPLDIDLTPDTVVIAGHGAGVHPNLAALPTVAEPTAPAPANPLHPLALPLLHPKQVIMLGRPTLHRPVSALLADPAVPVFALTTGPRWPDVSGNSQATGTRAVTTGAPEAGWLRRCAEIHRRTLAAVHSQLKQHPLTTGLHVAAAVADALADGDQLVLGASNPVRDMALVGLAAPGVRVRSNRGVAGIDGTVSTAIGAALAHDRGGEPPRKTIALIGDLTFVHDSSGLLVGPTEPRPKNLTIVVSNDNGGGIFELLEQGDPRFSDVSSRIFGTPHDVDVGALCRAYHVDSAQIEVDDLAGALAQPYDGMRVLEVKADRSSLRALHASIRAAL, encoded by the coding sequence GTGAACCCCTCGACGACCCAGGCGCGCGTCGTCGTCGACGAGCTCATTCGCGGCGGCGTGCGTGACGTGGTCTTGTGCCCCGGTTCACGGAACGCGCCGCTGGCCTTCGCCCTGCACGACGCCGACCGCGCCGGGCGGATCCGGTTGCACGTCCGGATCGACGAACGCACCGCCGGATATCTGGCCATCGGCTTGGCGGTCGGCGGCGGGATGGCCCCGGTGTGCATCGCGATGACCTCCGGCACGGCGGTGGCCAACCTCGGGCCCGCGGTGGTGGAGGCCAACTACGCCCGGGTGCCGCTGATCGTGCTGAGCGCCAACCGGCCCTACGAACTGCTGGGCACCGGCGCCAACCAGACCATGGAGCAGCTCGGCTATTTCGGTAGCCAGGTGCGGGCCAACATCAGCCTGGGGCTGGCCGAGCACCGCTCCGAGACCGACCTGGCCGCCCTGAACGCCCAGTGGCGCTCGGCCACCTGCCGGGTGCTGGTCGCCGCCACCGGCGCGCGCACCGCCAACGCCGGCCCCGTGCAGTTCGACATCCCGCTGCGCGAACCGCTGGTCCCCGATGCCGACGACCACCACGACCAGACGCCGGCCGGACGGCCGGACGGCAAACCGTGGACCTACACCCCGCCGGTCAGCTTCGACCAGCCGCTGGACATCGACCTGACCCCGGACACCGTGGTGATCGCCGGGCACGGCGCCGGCGTGCATCCCAACCTGGCCGCGCTGCCCACCGTGGCCGAGCCCACGGCGCCGGCGCCGGCGAACCCGTTACATCCGCTGGCCCTGCCGCTGCTGCACCCCAAGCAGGTCATCATGTTGGGCCGGCCCACCCTGCACCGCCCGGTGTCGGCGCTGCTGGCCGATCCCGCGGTGCCGGTCTTCGCGCTGACCACCGGACCGCGCTGGCCCGACGTGTCCGGCAATTCGCAGGCCACCGGCACCCGCGCGGTCACCACCGGGGCACCCGAGGCGGGCTGGCTGCGCCGCTGCGCCGAAATCCACCGGCGCACCCTGGCCGCGGTGCACAGCCAGCTGAAACAGCACCCACTGACCACCGGCCTGCACGTCGCCGCCGCGGTGGCCGACGCCCTGGCCGACGGTGACCAGCTGGTGCTCGGCGCGTCCAACCCGGTTCGCGACATGGCGCTGGTCGGACTGGCCGCACCGGGCGTGCGGGTGCGGTCCAACCGCGGCGTCGCCGGTATCGACGGCACGGTCTCCACCGCCATCGGGGCCGCGTTGGCGCATGACCGCGGTGGCGAGCCGCCGCGCAAGACCATCGCGCTGATCGGCGATCTGACCTTCGTGCACGACAGCTCCGGGCTGCTGGTCGGGCCCACCGAGCCGCGCCCGAAGAACCTGACCATCGTGGTGTCCAACGACAACGGCGGCGGCATCTTCGAACTGCTCGAACAGGGTGATCCCCGGTTCTCCGACGTGTCCTCGCGGATCTTCGGCACCCCGCACGATGTGGACGTCGGTGCGCTGTGCCGCGCCTACCACGTCGACAGTGCCCAGATCGAGGTCGACGACCTGGCCGGCGCGCTGGCGCAACCGTACGACGGGATGCGGGTGCTGGAGGTGAAGGCCGACCGGTCGTCGCTGCGGGCGCTGCACGCGTCGATCAGGGCGGCGCTCTAG
- a CDS encoding DUF3592 domain-containing protein, protein MIPHLLGDGTETRAQRVVRRVRVGIVLAAALVTFQSVLLVIGAWVNDRQIERNMGVAAAEVLDAGPRRSTIEFVTPDRVTYRPELGVLYPSELENGMRIYVEYDKTDPDLVRVQHRNAALAIVPAGSIAVLGWLIAGAALVAVEVVARRVTPSPTTS, encoded by the coding sequence ATGATTCCGCACCTGCTTGGCGACGGTACCGAAACCAGGGCGCAGCGGGTGGTGCGCCGCGTCCGGGTCGGTATCGTGCTCGCGGCCGCGCTGGTGACGTTCCAGTCGGTGCTGTTGGTGATCGGCGCCTGGGTCAACGACCGGCAGATCGAACGCAATATGGGGGTGGCCGCCGCCGAGGTGCTCGACGCCGGCCCGCGCCGCTCGACCATCGAATTCGTCACCCCCGACCGCGTCACCTACCGACCCGAACTCGGGGTGCTCTACCCGTCGGAGCTGGAGAACGGCATGCGCATCTACGTCGAGTACGACAAGACCGATCCCGACCTGGTCCGGGTGCAGCACCGCAACGCCGCGCTGGCGATCGTCCCGGCCGGATCCATCGCGGTGCTGGGCTGGCTGATCGCGGGCGCCGCGCTGGTCGCGGTCGAGGTGGTGGCCCGGCGCGTCACGCCGAGTCCAACAACTTCTTGA